The nucleotide sequence tcaggCTTGTTGTATTGAAACTCAGCCTGGACTTTATTTGTGTCTGAAGTGCTTCACCTGTTGAGACTGAAGTCAGTTACCTCCttaccctgtctgtggctctcagctttaagcccattggttccttctaaaaataaaaaaaaaacacctcacaaatattttaaatcttCAATAATTATCAGACTTTTGTTTCAACACAGTTCACAGACGCTGCGCTGTGGAGTTCAGCCTTttcacctcctccctctctctctgcagtgttCACTCTCCAGGACCTCTGCTGCAGAGCCATCGTGTCGTGCACGCCGGTCCACCTCATCGACAAGCTCCCGCTGCCCGTCGCCATCAAGTCCCACCTCAAGTCCTTCTCCATGGCCAATGGCATGAACGCCGTCATGATGCACGGACGCTCTTACTCGCTGGCCAACCCGGGCGGCGGCTCCAAAGGCAATAGCTTGAAGCGCTCCAAGTCCATCCGTCCGCCGCAGAGCCCGCCGCAGAACTGCACCCGCAACAACTGTAAAATCTCCTAATAAACGGCGTCCCCGAGGGGTCCGTAGGAGACGACGAATGATCGACAGCATGGGATCAGGAGACGCATGTACAGGATGTTGTTAGTTGGAGGAAAATTGCACATCCCTGAACCTGAAGAGCCGAAGAGCAGGAATGACGGATAAAGGGATGAGCGAGTGCTTCTACATGAGGTCATGTTAGAGAATATGAGCTCGAATGGTGCCTCGACAAGTCGTCGGAGAACGGCGACAGACATTTTGGTCTCCACAGACCTGATTCTCACTACTCCCAACTGCTAGAAAGAGAGAACGAGACTCCAGATTCACTCTGCTGGAGTGTAACTACATGTACAGAAGTCCCTCACCAACTCAAACAACCATATTTAGTTACTCTACAAAACGCACGCCACTCAATGTGCATCACAAAAATCACCTCACGATCAATTCTTCGCTTGTATGTCTTTCTTCTGTCTGACACCTTTTTCTGTCCACATCTCGGcttatttgatattttaaatgaCCAATAAGCTAATGATCAAGACACTAGTAACCAGTCAGTCCTTTTATTGATCGTTGTTTATCCTCAGCTGGATGTGTTTCAACACTTATTGGAAGTTCAGATGTTTTAGTTGATCCACAGGCAACACTTGATGAATGAAGGTTCCCATCTGGTGTTGCAGTGGAGGTCTGACCGCGCCCTAAAATCCAGAAAGACGCGACCTGAACCAGATCTCAGGTCTAGACTTGCTAGTGTGCCTTGAGTCCAAGTCCGTTCTAAGTTTTCCGTTTCTTGGTTTAGTATAAACGAAGCGTAagcaacaaaaatacacatgctGCATTTTTAATGTTCACCTGCAACAAACTGGCTAAAAGCacgaaaacatcccagtcaccGGTTCACTTAGATTTTAGATATTATAATTCTGTGGTTTACGCTGCCTCCTCTTTGACGAGAGACGCTCGTTACCATTAATACCACTTAACCCTATAAGTAGCcagaaattaagtttttaacttgaTGCAAAGTCCAGACATTTTTCAACAAGGCGAAACGAACAGAAGACGTAAAACAGAGTGAGCAGTAGATATTCTGTAGTTTTCATATTGATGTTTTGGCTCTTTTTACCTATAAAGCTGaagatacacggagcaacttttagagcaatgttgctgtcaatggtaatgagtaaagattactaccgtaatccccttctcCCGCCACTCCGCAACCCtccccgcaccgccgctatctgttcaaaacataatcggacttgccaccagcaagattgcccagcaacattgctcaaaaagttgccacgtgtatcatcagctttaagaGCTTCTGGGAGTCTGGAGATGAGATGGAGAAGGAAAGCTTCACCTTTGCGTCACGCAGGTTTTCGtcacaccctcctcctcctgtctcctcttcttcctttcccctcttcttccctctctgCCAAATGTTTAGGGACTCTTCTCTTCACGTTCTCAGATTTCACGCCTCACGTGTCATGTCACACCTGCTACATGCAGCGGGAACACGCACACGCCACCGCCAGTCCTGGCTAATTtaatacaacacacacagttcactcAACTCTGTCTGCTCCCTCACAGTGATACTCCACTCAAATTCTGTTTTAAGTTTCTACTACTGATCCGAATAATCCCTGATTCAccaaaatatgtataaataataaCTCCGTAGTAGGAGTGTTTTTGCTGAAAGAGTGTTTTGAACATACTGAACTGGACTAATCGGTCAGTTCAAAGAAAAGTAATAGTTTTTCTAATCGTTTAAGTCATTATTTCAAAGCGAAATGCTGAAGACTTGCTGTTTCTAGCTTCTCcagtgtgaggatttgctgcttttctatttttatagtattttaaactaaatatcttttgAGTTTCAGACAGTTTGttggaacaaaaaaacaagacgAGATGTTATTTTACCCTCTTTTCTGACATATTTTTTAGACTAAGTggttaataaaataacaaataattgacagattattttataataaagcTAATTAATAATGTAGccccaaatatttaaaatggaaacaaaaccacaaacctTTTAAGCCTACAGAGTGTTTGATACTGAAAACAATTTTGGGTGGAATATCACTTTAACTGTCCTGTGCCACATTTTAAAACCAGTAAACACGCAGTTGCCACACCTGTTGCATTACCCAAGCCTCAGTTTCTCTGTACTATGTAGAGTCCATCCCTCCCATCCGTGGTATGCACTAATGTGTCCTCCATACGTTCGTTTCAGCGATGGATGTGGAGCGTGAGGTGAAGGGAAGAGCAAATATTTGAGGCTGTCATGAAAAGCGTAGCTCCTGGCGATGATGGTGAAAGCGTCAGTGGAAAGGTCTTGACGGGCGTGAACAGAAAACCGGTCAGAGTAGCTGGACGGGATCAGGTAACGCAGAGGCAGGAGCTGTCAGGTAAAGTGGAACATTTCACGTGTTGACGGTAAACAGTGAGCAGTGTCTTCCTCTGAATGTCGCACTCTCCCCTTGAGGGACCAAACTGGCGGGTTTTGCACGTCAATAAGTGAAGCATGATAGTGATATTttatccattttgtttttttggagcTGAAACTGTTTCTAATGGATCGACAGAAGTATTTTAACTTTCAGTTATTTGTTCAAGTGagttttcaagcaaaaatactaaacatcggctgttttattattataaattgtaAAGATTTGCAGCTTGGTTTGTTGATCAGACAAAACTGgcatatatcaggctttggagaCACAGTTGTAGTAATTTAGGACTTTCCGTGAGATTTGTCACCTCAAGATAAATATAAGCTGTGATTAACAAGCTTTAAAATATCAGCCGTCACCTGTTCTCACTCTGTGCTGCATTCAAGTCCAGtgggaaagacagaaacaggtgGGCGAGTTGGTAATATTAGTCAACAACAAGGAAGCCTGTGGCTGGTGGTTCGTGTGTGAAAAGGTGATCTGACTGAACCAAGGTCGAACACGTGAACTCTTCcgatttgctgctttttaaacGACTCTGACTGGATCTCCCGCAGGGATTAATGCATCTCGtcgtctccttctctctctctctccctctgttctgCGCCGCCGCCGCCTCCGCATGCTGTCCCATGATTCATAGCTGCTGAATAATAGATGCTCTTTTTGTAAATCTCTGGAGGGCTTCATCATCAGCACGCCCCTGCTCCGTCTCCACCTCGCCgctctttcctcctcctgtcttctACACTGGTTTATTTCTTCGTCTTCACCAGTGGTCCTGCTTTCTGTCTTGTTTCCTTTCTATATAGAATTCGCCTGCTGGCTTTCACGCCACATTTTCTCCTCAGGTGTTAAGTGGGGTTGTCCCCCTAAACCCGGTCCAGTCCATTCAGCCCACTCCTCTGTCTAATCTCAGGGAGCTGTCTTTGCCTCCAGACTCGTGCGGTGAAAACGCTTTAGAAAGAGACTTCCACTGATCCAGAGTCAGATTAAAGCAGTGTAGCCAAGACCAATCTATTAACTTGCTTTAGCCCGTTTACTACACATGATCAGTGGGCCCGGTTCTGCTTGTGGCCCTAAAGCTCACTCGCTGGTTGCACATGTTCAGagttcagattttttattttttttcacggTGTTTGTTTTGAGGATGTTGATGTCTGCGAGTTTCTCCtccactttggtccaaactgaaaaTATGGATTGTGTTTGGATGGATTGTGATGATTCAGACGTTTTTGTTCACCTcgggatgaactgtaataagtTTAGTGATCCTCTGACGTTTCAtgtagcgccatcatcaggttcaacattttcatttgtcagacactttattttatgaacaaatacctgcaacaacattcccatcagcctcagctgttctTTTTTGGTTAGTGGCAATTAGCAAAgattaacattttaaacattatacctgctaaacatcagcacgTTAGCGTTGCCGTGGACTCTTCGTAATGTCCATGATACATTGAGCTGTGAGAAGACTCGGAAGAACACGTTTATAAATAGAGATGCATGTGATTTTGTAGTAAATGGGTTAAAATCTGTAGAAACGCACGGTTTGGTCGTAAAAGGAGGGTTAAAAATGAACTGGTGTCTGAGCATTTGGTTCATGGCTGCGGTCTCCACGTGTCCCCTGGTTTAAGGGCGAGATACAGGTTTAGAAACAGCTGACACAGGCCGCACACCTTGTATTTTGTGTTAGCGTTAGATTCCTCACCACCCgtgtttttaaaagtctgtAAAATGAGCCCGAAAAAGGAATTTAGCTCGAGCTTGTTGCCAAGATTTTATAAAAAGAGGTTTCCCTCTCTGTGCTGAACAGGAAAAGGcctttattattgttgttgctgctgactCACAGAGCATAAAAACCCTCACTGGGTGCAATGATATCGTTTTGTTTGATATTGTACATCCATCCTCTTTGTGTTACGTGATTACAGATGTTTTCCTCACATGATTTTTGGTTTTACGTGTctcctctttgtttgttttgttttgtatggaGCCCCTCAGTGTTTGTGAACCCCTTTGCAATGATTGTGTTCCTCCTGAATTGAGTTTGGATTATCAAAGACATGTTGGGAGATTCAGGGATGCCCTCTGATATTGCCTGTTTGTGGAAGTGTTTGTATAAAAGAGCAGACTGTTGTGATGATGACGACGACTTAAGacgcaaaaagaaaaagaagaaaaacgcCTGTAAAACACTATTCTGGGTTTTTTGGTTAAAAGCTGCTGATtaatctggtgtgtgtgtgtgtgtgtgtgtgtgagagattgtgtgtgtgtgagattgttCTTCAAACATCAAGCTGAacattttatctttcttttttttaaattattgattGTACAGTTTCAAGGCGAGGGTATGAAGAGAGactttttcacaataaaaatgttgaatgttgGAGTCAAGATGTCGCTGCTTGGTGATTTTTAGTTGGACTGccgctttaaaaaaaaaaaaaaaaggagtttATGTGGTGTTTCTTTTTGGGAAGTTGCCGCCATCTACTGGAAACACCACATCACGCCTCAAAGAAACCTATAACACGTTTCTCGTCAACATCAAGACAGTTAACTCCTTTTTGTTTGTCCACATTAGAGCCAACAACTAGTTTTATTGGAGGAACAAATCCCCCAACAAAGGCTTCAGCTTCCTGGATACCTTAAGAAAAGCAAAGCACCTCCATGTGTTTTCATAACTTCAATATGTCTAGTTATTGAAATCTAAGgttgtataaaatgttttactgcaaAATTAGTTTATATGGTTGATGTTTGGATTCTCCCCGAAACCAAATATAGTGAAAAATTTGTTCAAATGAAGAAATTTAGCTTCTCATCACATGTATCCCTGTAAATAATGATCAGAATGTCACCGAATCTGAACTGGATGTTCACAGACCGTAATTGCACACAACAAAGCAAATGATTTATCAATACATTCGTCCATCTTTGAAATTTAAACACGCATGAATTAAATGTGGAAATTGTGAATAGGAAATTAAAAATCCCAAAAAGGAGGCcaatcacaaaaaaattatatttatacgTACTAAAGACTGTTATCTTATCATAAAACTGATTTATTTGACTATTGACTTCACATGATGTCTCCAGCCCCTAACAGGTAACTAGTACAGCCAGTACTTCAAACCAGCAAGTACAATTGGGCCCTATAAATGAAgccaaaaacaatatttattcatttaattcattattttgtattcttaATTTTGTCTTGTTAAAAGAATAGATCTAAGGACCGTTTCAAAGTTCAGCCTTCAGCTTTATTGTAACTTTTAcaataaattagattttaaaaaaacaaggtaATATATATAAAGAAACACAACAGGAATAGTGGCACCGATGAACAAAACAAACGAACTACACTATAGTTACAGAGGAAAATATAATATGtgcaaataatttaattataacTAATCTCATAAACATTGTAGATTTTCAAAGTTCAACAAATAGATGTATAAATTAACatacaaataaatcaaaaggTGCAAATAAGAAAATCCACATCAAGGCTCAGGCATAAtgaatcaaattaaaaaaagaggaagtaatacaaatacatgtataagatatttacatacatttgaGCTCAGCAAATACAATTTAAGATGGTATTTCCATCCAATCTAAAATCTATTTAAAGCATCTCCACATCTTCCATGTGTTATTTGAATattaatctattttttttttatgcagtgGTGGACGAcaactaagtatatttactcaagtcCTGTACTTGTGTACAAACTagaggtactttacttgagtattttataCTACTCCACCACGTCTCAGAGGGAAAcgtttcactacatttatctggcagcttcagttactttgcaaaataagatttttacacgcaaaacatatgaagagtttataaaatatgatgttttgttataaattttaTAAAAGTTCAGCTGGTACATTAGTTGACTGACAGAAATTCAATTGGCAACTATGTTGATAAtcttttaaatcatttatcatgtaaaaacatttcatggttcacaaacgtgaagatttgctgctttatccttttgattattttaatgtatttttaataattcaagGTGTCACGTTGAGCTCTGGGTAACTGGGCAACATTTCTCCCTATGTTCAGAATTTTTACAATCGATTAATGCAGACACTGATCGGCACATTAATCCATCATGAAAAAACTAATTCATTGCAGTCTGATATAAAATAGTTCTACCTTAACAAGGCACTACCgaaaaatcctgcttttacatgaatgcatgagtaataataatctaatgatacaATATACTAGTAAAGCAGTCACATAGGACTTTCTGCTttcagtacttttattttttaatactttaagttcattttcctgattatactactacaaacttttacttaagtagcattttaaaatgcagaactttaacactgtattttcacagtgaGGTGCTATTACTAGAGTAAAGGATCCGAACACTTCATCCACCAGCACTGGTTTTATGTAAAAGTTGAAAAGTCAAGAGTTAAACGCCTgcattcttttattttgaaaataatacGACCTAACCGGAAACACTTCGCGGCAGCTGATCGAAAGCGCAAACTTGACAAGAGCCAGCCGCTGCACGTCGAGCTGCAGTTTTCACAACGAAATCAGCGGGTAGATACGGTGAACATCTGTCAGGGTGTCCGCGCGCATCATGTCCAGCATCCAGCTGCTCAGAGTGCTCGTTAACGAGCGGCTGTCTGCGGCCGCGGAGGAGATCTTCGAGGCGGTCAGGAAAACCATCGCGGGCTACGAGGAGGAGATCCTGCTGTCCAAACGGGAGATCCGCCGGCAGCGCAGGGTGCTGCAGACTGTTTTAAAACCTGAAATAAAGATACACAAACTCTCAGGTTTGTGAGTTATTGGCATGCGTTCATTCTTTCACCGCGTCTACTCCAGATGTCTGGCGCCGACTATGCACTGAAACGCTGTTACCATCATGAGCCTCGTCAACGCCCACTTTACTGGAGATAGTTACATGTTTAGTGAGTTTAGCTGGATTATGTTCACCTTTAAATTCCGTTACAAGTCAATAATGAACTGGTAGCTCAGTGTGAGTCACGCTAGAGCAGGTTCATCACCAGGTTAACGTGCCTCGTATTCACCAGGCCCTTCCGGGGTAGGAGCATTCTTGCCTAATGGAAAGAACGTCGCCAAACTCCCTtgaaatattaacaaaaaactaatttagCTTGTGTGTCTGCAAATGTATATACGTAATAGGCCACGATTTAATACATATTCATCATTGTTATTGTTTACTTTTGTGTTCGGCTTATGAATGTTTCTCCAAGCAGCTCTACATTTAGATAAAAGTTTACTTTTATACTGCGTGATCATCACCAGCAGCCACCACGCAACTTATTTTGATGACACACGACTGTCTGATCGGTGGAGAAGTagattttataaacaaaaaacatccagCGCTGTGGATCGATTGACATTATTGATTGCATCCCTAATGATAAAGTTAAtatatctttttatttaaaaaaaataatgacatttcgCGTGGCAGTTATATATTCCCACGTTGATAGTTGACTTTTCTAAACCAGATACGTTAGAAGGAAAACTCGTTTTTACTTTCAAAGCTGGTTTGGCAAAGAGGTGTAGCTTCATTTAGTGGCATTCACAGGTTTAATAGAAATATTACGGAATTTTATGGAGCACAAAATTTATTTCTCAGCTGAAATGGTGAAATGAAGATGAACATTTATAGTTTGTGGACACATGAAAACAGACTTTTAGCTTTTGTTTACATAATATAGTAACATATTCTGAGGTTTGACATTTCCATTTACTTTTATCATCACTATaaatgttcatattttcattaaaattatGAGTTTAGTCTGACtggtatttatatatttgcttGGACTTCGATCAAAGTGTGGCATAAATCTTTTCTGGTAATTTTGTCATGTTACAGAAATTGCAGGGAGACTGTTTTCTCTGTAAcctcttacatttatttaatccgCTGCGGAGATGAAAAAACTTTAATTCAGCTTTCAAAAGCTCTGAAGCTCAAATGTTTCTTGTTCGAGTTTCTTAattgtttgctgcttttctttgtcttatgttaatataaactcaatatcttGGGGTTTCTGAccgttggtcagacaaaacaaacaatttaaggAGGATTATTTCTTTGTTACGTCCACAAGCAATATGAATagtgaaacacaaagtgacgtgCTCTAAAAGTTGTGTGAGAAATAAGCATAGAAATTTAAGAAAACTAAATATATCTGAGAGGAACCTATGTCACAATTGTAAGGTaataaatatatcaataaatcaaatcatcaatttatatataaaacatttaaggtGTCACCCCAGGCTTTAGAGAGTCATAATGATGGtcacatttaattaattaaaaaggtTAGTAATAGGCAGATAAATTGGCAATAAAAGGAAATGTTAGCTGGAAGAGATCAATACATCtagataaaataaatcatttacaaCGTGGCTCTTAAATGCACCATATTTCTAAATATTCTGGTTCATAATCTATTAAGTTTCTTCCTGGTTATTTTTCCTGCAGACCCACCACAGCTGGCTCTGTCCGTCTGGGACGATGACCTCCCCTCCGACCAGCAGCAGGAACCCGGTGATCAGGAGTGGAGCTCCGGTCTGGACCAGGACGACCAGGAGCCGCTGCAAACTGAAAAGAGCCGGGAGGACCTCCCCGCCAGCCAGGAGGCAGAGCCGCTTCAGGAGCTGGATGAGGATACAACCATCAGGTTCATCTTCACTCCTCCGTACGTGAAGAACGAGAACGACCAGCCTCAGTCCGGCTATCGGAGCGCTAAAGGAGAAGGAGATCCTCTGCCGAGCACTTCAGCTGAGCAGGACCAGACGAAGGAGGAGGACGATGACGGAGCTTCCTCCAGCTGTTCTGCAGCCGAACACGACGACAGCGACGAGGACTGGAGGGGCAGCGAGGGCTCTCAGACCGACGACAGCGACAGCAACCGCAAGTGGAAGAAGGTGAAGGGGCCCCGTCTACCCATGGCCCCAAAACTGCACCCGACTAAAAAATCTAAATCGCGAATCTGCTGTAAAGTCTGCGGGAAAGCCTTTCACGCCAACGTCTCTTTGGTGAACCACATGGAGGTTCACCCAAAGGACGTGTGCGGCGTGTGCGGCGAGCGTTTCGAGACCGAGGAGAGCTTCCGGGTTCACctgaaaacacacgtgaaagcTGAAATCTGCAGCGTTTGCGGGAAATGTTTCGGGGCCTCCAGCTCTTTGGAGACGCACATGAGGATCCACACGGGAGAGAAGCCGTTTAACTGCAGCGAGTGCGGGAAATCCTTCAACTGTCGCCACAACATGATGCGACACATCAGGATACACACGGGGGAAAAGCCGTACCCATGCACCGTCTGCGGCAAATGCTTCAACGACTACTCCACGTTGAAACGCCACCTGTTGGTCCACGTGCACAAGAAGAACCTCGACCCAAATGAGAATGAAAATGGCGATGACGacgagaaaaagacaaagacatcGTCGCCAAAGAAGCAGCAGACTCGGACCATATGTGAAGTTTGCGGGAAAATGTTTCACTCCATGGTTTCTCTGGTGAATCACGCCAAAAGCCACGCCACGGACCTCTGCGGCGTTTGCGGGACGCATTTCGACTCGCAGGAGAACTTAAAACTTCACCTGAAAACTCACAAAAACGGGAAGGTGTGCGAAGTGTGCGGAAAGTGTTTTGACAGTCAGGGGAACCTGGAGATGCACATGCGGATCCACACGGGGGAGAAGCCGTTCCTCTGCAGCGAGTGCGGGAAATCCTTCAACTGCCGCCACAACATGATGCGGCACATCAGGACCCACACGGGGGAGAAACCCTATCTGTGCAACATCTGCGGCAGGTGTTTCAGCGACCACTCCACCCTGAAACAGCACAGCAGCACGCACACGGGAGAGAAACCACACCGCTGTGAGGTCTGCGGGAAAGGCTTCCACCGAAAGACGTACGTGAGACTTCACATGAAGAGCCACACGACTGAGAAGTGACTGTTGTGTAAATGTAGCGGAGTGTAAATAAAACGTTTTTCAAGTTTAATGTGCTTATATCACCTTTTTCCACTTGTCGGAGCTGCAAATTCATCCTGACGTTTAAAGCATCATTGGCTGCAAACATACGCCTTAATAATTTCTTTTGTATTAACAAATGGGATTTCTGTGTCTAATATGAGAGGCGTCACTCGCCAGACTCTGCAGTTCACTGCTGCCAAgttgaagaataaaaataatgcaggtttaaagctGTAATCATtgatttttggccacttgggggcagcagagcAAACAATTACCCCAATATATTGTCACCTTGTTAAGTGAGTAATTAGTAATTAGCTGCCTGTTAACACATCAGCAGACATAAGTTCGTGTCCTTCCGATGAAcgttaagtccaatattcattgTCTCACTTCATCTTTAGTTTATTTAAACTGCACTTCGCCTGCAGAGTCTCTCACAGGTAAAAATATGACATCAGAAATCAGAGgcggaggaagtattcagatattttaccacagtgtaaaaatacagcCCTGCATTTCATAATTATTAACATCAAATTACACACTTTAATGTTGAAGCTGGGAAACTGTAAGGAAACATCGTTTATTAGTCTATTTAACGTAACTAAAGCTGTCgaataaatgtagtgcagtgaAAAGTACATTTCCATCCGAgctgtagtggagtagaagtataaagtagcatataatcaaaatactcaagtaaaatgcAAGTATCTCCAAATTGTACTAAAGTACTTGAGTTACATTTAACTACTGTCAGACACACGACTGTCCTCACTTACagaatatatacacacacagctgagaAGTTTAATACAAGTTTTTGTAGTAATACAACTGCACCGCAGCAcagataaaaagatggttgtaAAATTAGAGATGAgggctttattttgttttccctttgatgtgaactggagcgttACGTTCAGTGTGGTCGGCggaggaaaaaaaactcaaTAATCGAATAtcaaaattgaaaatcgaatCTGTACCCAACGGTCGAATTTTccccagctagtctctaactgtgtctggcTGCAGTTTGCTGCACAGTCGGTCACAAAAGCGAACCAAAACAGTAACTGTGCtgtacaacaaaaaacaatgaccTAAAGACTCAGAAACTCTCCTTATGGCTcagaggaactgcagagtttGGTGAAAATTCTCTGTTGAtccattattaaaaaataaacgtATTGATCAGTTCGGCTTTAaattagtctgcttgtcttcagggGTTTGGATGTAGCAGGTTGCAGCAGCATCTCCTCCAAGCAGACAGGATTTCGAAGGTGCCATATTTTGCTGCTCTCTTGGTAAATCCCAGGGTTTTATTTATCACCATCCCTTTTGCGGGAATCTAAAGCTGTTACAGACATGGCTGTGCTTCACACTAACTGAAAATTTGTACACAGCCTGCAATGGTCTGCATTGTTTTGACTGCCACCAAATGccattaaaagaccaaaaccaaaagcATGTTAGTCTGTCTCTCCTTCCTGAAGACGTAAATCTAT is from Micropterus dolomieu isolate WLL.071019.BEF.003 ecotype Adirondacks linkage group LG02, ASM2129224v1, whole genome shotgun sequence and encodes:
- the LOC123967522 gene encoding gastrula zinc finger protein XlCGF57.1-like yields the protein MSSIQLLRVLVNERLSAAAEEIFEAVRKTIAGYEEEILLSKREIRRQRRVLQTVLKPEIKIHKLSDPPQLALSVWDDDLPSDQQQEPGDQEWSSGLDQDDQEPLQTEKSREDLPASQEAEPLQELDEDTTIRFIFTPPYVKNENDQPQSGYRSAKGEGDPLPSTSAEQDQTKEEDDDGASSSCSAAEHDDSDEDWRGSEGSQTDDSDSNRKWKKVKGPRLPMAPKLHPTKKSKSRICCKVCGKAFHANVSLVNHMEVHPKDVCGVCGERFETEESFRVHLKTHVKAEICSVCGKCFGASSSLETHMRIHTGEKPFNCSECGKSFNCRHNMMRHIRIHTGEKPYPCTVCGKCFNDYSTLKRHLLVHVHKKNLDPNENENGDDDEKKTKTSSPKKQQTRTICEVCGKMFHSMVSLVNHAKSHATDLCGVCGTHFDSQENLKLHLKTHKNGKVCEVCGKCFDSQGNLEMHMRIHTGEKPFLCSECGKSFNCRHNMMRHIRTHTGEKPYLCNICGRCFSDHSTLKQHSSTHTGEKPHRCEVCGKGFHRKTYVRLHMKSHTTEK